DNA from Verrucomicrobiota bacterium:
GTCGCACAGAAAGCCAGCGAGTTTGCGGTACCGTTCGGCAGCGAGGATGACGCTTACCGGGTGGGCCTATTGCATGATTTGGGAAAATATGGCCAAGCGTTCCAGCTTCGGTTGCGTGGCCAAGGTTCGGGCATCAACCACTGGACCGCTGGCGCGTTCGAGGCGTACCGCGCAAGAGCGCAAGCTGGTGCCTTTGCAATTGATGGCCACCACAAGGGCATTCCGGCCTTCGCCGAATTGCAGAATCTTCTCAGGGCTTATCAACAAGGCAGCGACTTGAAGCAGTTTGGCATCACCGAGACCACGGCCACACTTGTCGAGCGTGCCCGCGGAGACGGCATGGATCTGTCGATAGGCCGCAGCACGGAGCCCTTCTCCAACTGCTTTCCTTCCGCGCTCCACACGCGCCTCTTGTTTAGCTGTCTTGTGGACGCTGACTTCCTCGACACTGAAGCGCACTTCAAACCCGCGATGGCAGCCGAACGAATTTCGATTCCCTTACGACCTCGAGAAAGCTTGGAGTCATTGCTCCTCTTATTGCGGACAATGCCAGGCGAGGGCGATGTCAACCGCCGCCGCCGCCAACTCCTCGAAGATTGCCTGAGCAAAGCAATGCTCCCGCCCGGTTTGTTCACTCTCACAGCGCCCACAGGCAGCGGAAAAACGCTGGCTTCGCTGGCCTTCGCCCTGCAACACATCGTCAACCATAATCACGCTCTGCCCGAAACAGATGCTCGGCGTTTCCGGCGGGCCATCGTCGTGATCCCCTACACGACGGTTATTGAGCAGACCGCCAAAGCGTATCGAAGACCGTTGGAATGGCTGTTCGGCCCCGACTACATCCTTGAACACCACAGCGCAGTCGCACCGCGTCCGGTCGAATCGGACCGGGAGCGTGACGCAGAGGAAGCACGGCTTCGTCGCGCTCGGCTGGCGGCGGAAAATTGGGATGCACCCATCGTCGTCACCACCACTATCCAATTCTTCGAGAGCCTGTTCAGCAATCGGCCCAGCGACTGCCGAAAGCTTCATAACATCGCGCGCTCAGTGGTCTTGTTTGACGAAGTGCAAACGCTGCCGCCCGGACTCGTGCCTTCGTTGCTTTCCGCCGTGAACCTGCTCGTCAAGGATTTCGGAGTCACGGCAGTGTTCGGCACGGCGACTCAGCCCGCGTTCGAGTGCGCCGCCTCGGCCATTGATGGCGGGTGGAATCCTACCCCCGTCGCCGCAGATGCAGACGCTTTGGCTGAGACAATGCGCCGGACACACATTGAGATCGCCCCGACCGACCGCGAGTTGACCTGGCAGGAAGTCGCCGCAGCGATGCTCGCGCCTGAGCAGCCTCGCCAGGCTCTTTGCGTCGTCAACACCACCAAGGATGCTCGGACGCTGTTTCAACTGCTCAAGCAGTCCCCGTTTGGCGCTCACTGCTTCCATCTCTCTTCCCGCATGTGCGCCGCGCACCGGCAAGCCAAGCTCAAGGAAATCTGCCGCCGCCTTGATCCGGACACCAGCGCGCCATGCCTGTTGGTTTCCACGCAACTGATCGAAGCCGGCGTGGACGTGGATTTCCCGGTTGTCTGGCGTGCGCTGGGTCCGCTGGACTCCATCATCCAAAGCGCCGGTCGCTGCAATCGCGAGGGACGTTCCTCCGACGCTCGGCCAGTTTATGTATTCCGGCCCGCAGACGGCGGACTGCCGCCGGGCGCTTACGAAATTGCACTCAAGCGTACCGAGGCATTTCTCGCTGCGAATCCCGGCATCGAAGAAAAGTTGCACCTGCCGGAAACCTACCGCTCTTACTTCGCCTGTCTTTACCGCGATCTCGGTTGTGAATCTTCCGCGCAAGACCCTGTTTACTGCGCCAGCAAGGAGCTCAAATTTCCGGATGCCGCCGAAGCCTGCCGGCTCATCGGCGATGAAACGCGCGGGGTGCTCGTCCCGATGCACGATGAAAACGGCAGCTTTGGGTCGTGGGCTGGCACGGGGATCAAGTTGATCGAGGCTATCCGCAGCCAGCATTACCTGGACGGCAAGCTTGCCCGCCAATGCCAGCGTTTCACCGTCAACCTTTACCAACGAGAGTTTGAGCGCGCCGAACGCGAAGGTGCGATCATCCCGCTCACGCCCGATAATACCGTGTATGCCTGGGCCTCGAAGTATGACGAAGACCTGGGTGCAACCCACCACGCCGCTGATGACCTGATTGTATGAACGAACGAATCCACCTCCGAACCTGGGGCGACCTCGCCTGCTTCACCCGGCCCGAAATGAAGGTCGAACGCGTGAGCTATCCCGTCATGACTCCCAGCGCCGCGCGCGGTCTGCTCGAATCCATTCTCTACAAGCCGCAGTTCCGATGGCGGGTCCATCGCATTGCCGTCCGGAAGCCGATCCGTTTCCTTTCCATTCGGCGCAACGAGGTCAAGGAAACCATCTCCGAAACCCAATTCAAAGCGGCTGCAAACGGGGAACCGGTCGAAGTCATCATCGCTGACGACACGACAAACAAGAACAAGGGCCGCACTCAGCGCAATACGCTCGCCCTCCGCGAAGTGGAGTACGTGATTGAAGCGAGCCTCGAATTGACCTCGCTCGCCAATCGTCCGCGTCGCAAACCGCCTTGCGAAGACGAACCCGACGGCGACGATAATCCTCCCAAG
Protein-coding regions in this window:
- the cas3 gene encoding CRISPR-associated helicase Cas3' — translated: MKFYAHTAEDEKGRTLYTLKNGQQTTVKPRLTDLADEQIGWQPLSTHLVNVAQKASEFAVPFGSEDDAYRVGLLHDLGKYGQAFQLRLRGQGSGINHWTAGAFEAYRARAQAGAFAIDGHHKGIPAFAELQNLLRAYQQGSDLKQFGITETTATLVERARGDGMDLSIGRSTEPFSNCFPSALHTRLLFSCLVDADFLDTEAHFKPAMAAERISIPLRPRESLESLLLLLRTMPGEGDVNRRRRQLLEDCLSKAMLPPGLFTLTAPTGSGKTLASLAFALQHIVNHNHALPETDARRFRRAIVVIPYTTVIEQTAKAYRRPLEWLFGPDYILEHHSAVAPRPVESDRERDAEEARLRRARLAAENWDAPIVVTTTIQFFESLFSNRPSDCRKLHNIARSVVLFDEVQTLPPGLVPSLLSAVNLLVKDFGVTAVFGTATQPAFECAASAIDGGWNPTPVAADADALAETMRRTHIEIAPTDRELTWQEVAAAMLAPEQPRQALCVVNTTKDARTLFQLLKQSPFGAHCFHLSSRMCAAHRQAKLKEICRRLDPDTSAPCLLVSTQLIEAGVDVDFPVVWRALGPLDSIIQSAGRCNREGRSSDARPVYVFRPADGGLPPGAYEIALKRTEAFLAANPGIEEKLHLPETYRSYFACLYRDLGCESSAQDPVYCASKELKFPDAAEACRLIGDETRGVLVPMHDENGSFGSWAGTGIKLIEAIRSQHYLDGKLARQCQRFTVNLYQREFERAEREGAIIPLTPDNTVYAWASKYDEDLGATHHAADDLIV
- the cas5c gene encoding type I-C CRISPR-associated protein Cas5 gives rise to the protein MNERIHLRTWGDLACFTRPEMKVERVSYPVMTPSAARGLLESILYKPQFRWRVHRIAVRKPIRFLSIRRNEVKETISETQFKAAANGEPVEVIIADDTTNKNKGRTQRNTLALREVEYVIEASLELTSLANRPRRKPPCEDEPDGDDNPPKYFGMFRRRAESGQCFARPCFGCREFPADFELADETAMRVEPNPNVDTDLGLMLYDVFDLDMMHELGRVQASPQRTFFPARLEKGLVTIPAWTEIKHQLGGAA